A window of Bufo gargarizans isolate SCDJY-AF-19 chromosome 9, ASM1485885v1, whole genome shotgun sequence contains these coding sequences:
- the LOC122919513 gene encoding LOW QUALITY PROTEIN: galectin-4-like (The sequence of the model RefSeq protein was modified relative to this genomic sequence to represent the inferred CDS: inserted 1 base in 1 codon), giving the protein MAFVSALGYQPVYNPTIPFRNPIYGGVRPGMSVYIQGSIPHHANGFCVNFACGLYEGADIAFHFNPRFQGKDKVVFNSFDSGSWRGEXKKKDGFPFHKGGYFELVFFINPGSYQVNVNGSYFYEFSHRIPLERVESVHVDGDVIIQSLSVVGGAAGGGPMVTPEVMPLHGYPSMTLPAMGGPTYNPPVPYYANIPGGVTPKRTFVIRGFMPMGGQSFHINFATSSGDIALHFNVRLNEFTVVRNSKIGGDWGAEERDMADNPFVPGQYFDISVRTGNGRYKVFVNGQPFCEYFHRFPAMQMIDTLEIGGDVVLSLVQF; this is encoded by the exons ATGGCGTTTGTTTCAGCACTTGGTTACCAGCCGGTTTACAACCCG ACTATTCCTTTCAGGAACCCAATTTATGGCGGTGTGCGGCCTGGCATGTCGGTTTACATTCAGGGTTCGATCCCTCATCATGCTAACGG GTTCTGTGTGAACTTTGCGTGTGGTCTTTACGAGGGAGCAGACATTGCTTTCCACTTTAATCCCCGCTTCCAAGGGAAGGACAAGGTGGTGTTTAACAGTTTTGATTCTGGATCATGGAGAGgtg gaaaaaagaaagatggTTTCCCTTTTCACAAAGGCGGGTACTTTGAATTGGTGTTTTTTATCAATCCTGGAAGCTACCAG GTGAACGTAAATGGTTCCTACTTCTACGAGTTCAGTCATAGAATTCCTCTAGAGAGGGTGGAGTCTGTTCATGTAGATGGAGATGTCATTATCCAATCTTTGAGCGTTGTTGGAGGAGCAGCAGGTGGG GGCCCAATGGTTACTCCCGAG GTGATGCCATTGCATGGATATCCATCAATGACCCTGCCG gCAATGGGAGGACCCACCTATAACCCG CCTGTTCCTTACTATGCAAACATACCTGGAGGAGTAACACCAAAGAGGACCTTTGTGATCAGAGGGTTCATGCCAATGGGAGGCCAAAG tttCCACATAAATTTTGCGACATCAAGTGGTGACATAGCTTTACACTTTAATGTTCGCCTAAATGAGTTTACAGTGGTGCGAAACAGCAAAATTGGGGGCGATTGGGGTGCTGAAGAGAGGGACATGGCTGACAACCCCTTTGTGCCAGGGCAGTATTTTGAT ATCTCTGTCCGGACCGGCAATGGGCGATACAAGGTCTTTGTGAATGGACAACCCTTCTGCGAGTACTTTCACCGCTTCCCAGCCATGCAAATGATTGACACCCTGGAGATTGGAGGAGATGTGGTGCTCTCACTTGTACAGTTTTAA